From a region of the Vibrio orientalis CIP 102891 = ATCC 33934 genome:
- a CDS encoding alkanal monooxygenase, which yields MKFGNFLLTYQPPELSQTEVMKRLVNLGKASEGCGFDTVWLLEHHFTEFGLLGNPYVAAAHLLGATETLNVGTAAIVLPTAHPVRQAEDVNLLDQMSKGRFRFGICRGLYDKDFRVFGTDMDNSRALMDCWYDLMKEGFNEGYIAADNEHIKFPKIQLNPSAYTQGGAPVYVVAESASTTEWAAERGLPMILSWIINTHEKKAQLDLYNEVATEHGYDVTKIDHCLSYITSVDHDSNKAKEICRNFLGHWYDSYVNATKIFDDSNQTKGYDFNKGQWRDFVLKGHKDTNRRIDYSYEINPVGTPEECIAIIQQDIDATGVNNICCGFEANGSEEEIIASMKLFQSDVMPYLKEKQ from the coding sequence ATGAAATTTGGAAACTTCCTTCTCACTTATCAGCCACCTGAGCTATCTCAGACCGAAGTGATGAAGCGATTGGTTAACCTGGGCAAAGCGTCTGAAGGTTGTGGTTTCGACACTGTTTGGTTACTAGAGCACCACTTTACTGAATTTGGGTTATTAGGCAATCCTTATGTGGCCGCTGCACACCTACTAGGTGCGACAGAAACGCTCAATGTTGGCACAGCAGCCATTGTATTGCCTACTGCCCATCCGGTTCGACAAGCAGAAGACGTAAACCTATTGGATCAAATGTCGAAAGGACGATTCCGTTTTGGTATTTGTCGCGGTTTGTACGACAAAGATTTCCGTGTCTTCGGTACAGACATGGATAACAGTCGAGCCTTAATGGACTGTTGGTATGACTTGATGAAAGAAGGCTTCAACGAAGGCTATATCGCGGCGGATAACGAACATATTAAGTTTCCGAAAATCCAGCTGAATCCATCGGCTTACACACAGGGCGGAGCTCCGGTTTACGTGGTCGCGGAGTCAGCATCAACGACAGAATGGGCAGCAGAGCGTGGCCTTCCAATGATTCTAAGCTGGATCATCAACACTCACGAGAAGAAAGCGCAGCTTGATCTTTACAACGAAGTCGCGACTGAACATGGCTACGATGTCACTAAGATTGACCACTGTTTGTCTTACATCACCTCCGTCGACCATGACTCAAATAAAGCCAAAGAAATTTGCCGTAACTTTTTGGGGCATTGGTACGACTCATATGTGAATGCCACCAAGATTTTTGACGACTCTAACCAAACAAAAGGTTACGACTTCAATAAAGGTCAATGGCGTGATTTTGTGTTGAAAGGCCATAAAGACACCAATCGCCGAATTGATTACAGCTACGAAATCAACCCAGTAGGGACGCCTGAAGAGTGTATCGCGATTATCCAGCAAGATATTGATGCGACAGGTGTTAACAATATTTGTTGTGGTTTTGAAGCAAACGGTTCTGAAGAAGAAATTATCGCATCTATGAAACTATTCCAGTCCGATGTGATGCCATATCTCAAAGAAAAACAGTAA
- a CDS encoding long-chain-fatty-acid--CoA ligase: MDVLSAVKQENIAASTEIDDLIFMGAPQKWSLQEQKQLTSRLVKGAYQYHYHNNDDYRQFCQRLGVEEEVEDLNDIPVFPTSIFKLKTLLTLGDEEVENRFTSSGTSGIKSIVARDRLSIERLLGSVNFGMNYVGDWFDHQMELVNLGPDRFNANNIWFKYVMSLVELLYPTAFTVTEDEIDFEATIANMNRIKQSGKTICLIGPPYFIYLLCCFMREHGRTFNGGRDLYIITGGGWKKHQDQSLDRDEFNQLLCETFALESAEQIRDTFNQVELNTCFFEDTEHKKRVPPWVFARALDPKTLKPLPHGQTGLMSYMDASAVSYPCFLVTDDIGIVREEEGDRPGTTVEIVRRVKTRGVKGCALSMSQAFKAKNERGN; encoded by the coding sequence ATGGACGTACTTTCAGCGGTTAAGCAGGAAAATATCGCAGCGAGCACAGAAATCGATGACCTGATTTTCATGGGAGCTCCTCAGAAATGGTCATTGCAGGAACAAAAACAGCTGACATCTCGCCTTGTTAAAGGTGCATATCAATACCATTACCACAATAATGATGACTATCGTCAGTTCTGCCAGAGGCTGGGAGTCGAGGAGGAGGTGGAAGATCTCAACGATATCCCCGTTTTCCCTACTTCTATTTTTAAGTTGAAAACCCTATTAACACTTGGCGATGAAGAGGTAGAGAATCGCTTTACTAGTAGTGGTACTAGTGGCATCAAAAGTATTGTCGCACGAGATAGACTGAGTATTGAGCGACTACTTGGTTCAGTAAATTTCGGTATGAATTACGTAGGTGATTGGTTTGATCATCAGATGGAGTTGGTGAACTTAGGCCCTGACCGCTTTAATGCTAACAATATTTGGTTCAAGTACGTCATGAGCTTAGTCGAGCTCCTTTACCCGACCGCATTTACTGTTACTGAGGATGAGATCGATTTTGAGGCGACAATAGCCAATATGAATCGTATTAAACAGTCCGGTAAAACCATTTGTCTTATCGGCCCTCCATATTTTATCTATTTATTGTGCTGCTTCATGCGCGAGCATGGTCGAACTTTCAATGGTGGTCGCGATCTTTACATCATCACTGGTGGTGGCTGGAAAAAGCATCAGGATCAATCGCTCGATAGAGACGAGTTCAACCAACTTCTGTGTGAGACTTTTGCCTTAGAAAGCGCGGAGCAGATTCGAGACACCTTTAATCAAGTTGAACTGAACACCTGCTTTTTTGAAGATACAGAACACAAAAAGCGTGTACCGCCGTGGGTCTTTGCAAGAGCTCTGGATCCTAAAACATTAAAGCCACTTCCGCATGGCCAGACGGGACTGATGAGCTATATGGATGCCTCGGCGGTCAGCTATCCCTGTTTTCTAGTGACTGATGACATTGGCATCGTGCGAGAAGAAGAAGGCGATCGCCCGGGAACCACCGTTGAGATCGTTAGAAGAGTTAAGACGCGAGGTGTTAAGGGGTGTGCCCTAAGTATGTCTCAAGCATTTAAAGCTAAGAACGAAAGAGGCAATTGA
- a CDS encoding alkanal monooxygenase, translating into MKFGLFFLNFMNSKRSSDQVIEEMLDTAHYVDQLKFDTLAVYENHFSNNGVVGAPLTVAGFLLGMTKNAKVASLNHVITTHHPVRVAEEACLLDQMSEGRFIFGFSDCEKSADMRFFNRPTDSQFQLFSECHKIINDAFTTGYCHPNNDFYSFPKISVNPHAYTEGGPAQFVNATSKAVVEWAAKLGLPLVFKWDDSNAQRKEYAGLYHEVAQAHGVDVSQVRHKLTLLINQNVDGEVARVEARAYLEEFVRESYPNTDFEQKMAELLSENAIGTYEECTQAARVAIECCGAADLLMSFESMEDKAQQRAVIDVVNANIIKYHS; encoded by the coding sequence ATGAAATTTGGATTATTCTTCCTCAATTTTATGAATTCAAAGCGTTCTTCTGATCAAGTCATCGAAGAAATGTTGGATACGGCACATTACGTAGACCAGTTGAAGTTTGACACGTTGGCCGTTTACGAAAACCACTTCTCTAACAATGGTGTCGTTGGTGCCCCATTAACAGTGGCTGGTTTTTTACTTGGTATGACAAAGAACGCCAAAGTGGCTTCGTTGAATCACGTCATTACCACGCACCACCCAGTGCGAGTGGCGGAAGAAGCGTGTCTACTCGACCAAATGAGTGAAGGCCGTTTTATCTTCGGCTTTAGTGACTGTGAAAAGAGTGCAGATATGCGCTTCTTTAACCGACCAACGGATTCTCAGTTTCAGCTGTTCAGTGAGTGTCACAAGATCATCAATGATGCATTCACTACTGGGTACTGCCATCCAAACAATGATTTTTATAGTTTTCCTAAAATCTCCGTTAACCCACACGCGTACACTGAAGGTGGTCCTGCGCAATTTGTGAATGCGACGAGCAAAGCAGTGGTGGAATGGGCGGCTAAGCTAGGGCTTCCACTCGTGTTTAAATGGGATGACTCGAATGCGCAAAGAAAAGAATACGCCGGTTTGTACCACGAAGTTGCTCAGGCGCATGGTGTTGATGTTAGCCAGGTGCGACACAAGCTCACATTATTGATCAACCAAAATGTTGATGGTGAAGTAGCAAGAGTAGAAGCACGCGCGTATTTGGAAGAGTTTGTCCGTGAATCTTACCCAAACACTGACTTTGAGCAAAAAATGGCAGAGCTGTTGTCAGAAAATGCCATCGGTACCTATGAAGAGTGTACACAGGCAGCGCGAGTTGCGATTGAGTGCTGTGGTGCCGCGGATCTATTGATGTCTTTTGAGTCGATGGAAGATAAAGCGCAGCAAAGAGCGGTTATCGACGTGGTAAACGCCAACATCATCAAATACCACTCGTAA
- the fre gene encoding NAD(P)H-flavin reductase: protein MLCTIEKIEPLSDLIFRVLLKPDQPFEFKAGQYINVSLSSGCLPFSIASCPSNGSFLELHIGGSDISKKNTLVMEELSNSWVCGNMVEVSEARGEAWLRDESVKPLLLVAGGTGMSYTLSILKNSLEQGFTQPIYIYWGAKDMDNLYVHDELVDIALENKNVSYVPVTEISTCPQYAKQGKVLECVMSDFRNLSEFDIYLCGPRKMVEVARDWFCDKRGAEPEQLYADAFAYL from the coding sequence ATGTTATGTACGATAGAAAAAATTGAGCCGTTAAGTGACTTGATATTCCGAGTGTTACTCAAGCCGGATCAGCCTTTTGAATTTAAGGCAGGGCAGTACATTAACGTCAGCTTAAGCTCTGGCTGTTTACCGTTTTCTATTGCTTCATGTCCTTCTAACGGTTCGTTCTTAGAACTCCATATTGGTGGCTCTGATATCAGCAAGAAAAACACGCTTGTGATGGAAGAACTCTCCAATTCTTGGGTCTGCGGCAATATGGTTGAAGTGAGCGAAGCACGAGGCGAGGCTTGGCTGCGTGATGAGAGTGTCAAACCTTTGTTATTGGTCGCAGGCGGGACAGGAATGTCTTACACCCTAAGTATTTTGAAAAATAGCTTAGAGCAAGGGTTTACCCAGCCAATTTACATCTATTGGGGTGCCAAGGATATGGACAATCTGTATGTGCATGACGAGCTGGTGGATATTGCGCTTGAAAATAAAAACGTTAGTTATGTGCCAGTCACCGAAATATCAACTTGTCCGCAATACGCTAAGCAAGGAAAGGTGTTGGAGTGTGTGATGAGTGATTTCCGTAACTTATCTGAATTCGATATCTACTTGTGTGGTCCTCGCAAGATGGTTGAAGTGGCTCGTGATTGGTTCTGTGACAAAAGAGGGGCAGAACCGGAGCAACTTTATGCGGATGCGTTCGCTTATTTGTAA
- the ribB gene encoding 3,4-dihydroxy-2-butanone-4-phosphate synthase, whose amino-acid sequence MSSTSLLDEFGTPLQRVERAIEALQNGLGVLLMDDEERENEGDLIFSAQHLTEAQMALMIRECCGIVCLCLTEERANWLELPPMVKDNCSKNQTAFTVSIEAKEGVTTGVSAKDRVTTVKTATCFDAQPEDLARPGHVFPLIAKTNGVLARRGHTEGTIDLMYLANLVPSGILCELTNPDGTMAKLPETVEFARRHGMTVLTIEDIVDYRTGIDLKNEYESSLVCEVSWS is encoded by the coding sequence ATGAGCTCAACGTCACTACTAGATGAGTTTGGCACTCCACTACAAAGAGTAGAAAGAGCGATTGAAGCTCTACAAAATGGCCTTGGCGTTCTATTAATGGATGATGAGGAGCGTGAGAACGAAGGCGACCTTATTTTCTCTGCACAGCATCTTACCGAAGCGCAAATGGCACTCATGATTCGTGAATGCTGTGGCATCGTGTGTTTGTGCTTAACGGAAGAACGCGCCAATTGGTTGGAGCTTCCTCCTATGGTGAAAGATAATTGCAGTAAAAACCAGACCGCTTTTACGGTTTCGATTGAAGCGAAAGAAGGGGTGACGACAGGGGTCTCTGCGAAAGATCGCGTGACAACGGTCAAAACGGCCACTTGTTTTGATGCTCAACCAGAAGATTTAGCAAGACCAGGCCATGTTTTTCCACTGATTGCGAAAACAAATGGCGTGTTGGCCCGTCGAGGTCATACCGAAGGTACGATCGATTTGATGTATCTAGCAAACTTAGTCCCATCAGGGATCCTTTGCGAACTGACTAACCCTGACGGAACCATGGCGAAACTGCCAGAGACCGTTGAGTTTGCACGGCGTCATGGAATGACAGTACTCACTATTGAAGATATCGTCGATTATCGAACGGGCATCGACCTGAAAAATGAATATGAGAGTAGCTTAGTGTGTGAAGTGAGTTGGTCTTAG